CTCAAAACATTCTGCACTCAATCAAATATTTTTCTGGGTGCGCTCTTGTGCGAGTCAAATGTTATTTGCCGTGTTGGAAGATTGAATAGATTATGTCGGAAACTCACACATATCTTATTGAAAGCTCTTGTTTCAAGTTTTCGTCCTAAGATGGAGAGCTCAGCGGTCACAGGTGCAGTACTTGGCCAAACTACCAAAATGCCATCAGCGCTGTTGGGCCAGCTAagctaccaagtggcacccgagaCGAGTTCTTGCCGGTATCTATGCTGAGCGGTTGACCACAGTTTAGCTACTAATCATTTGCTAAATTGCGAGTTGTTCCATGTAGTGATGCATGTAATGTTTGTGTCTATCATAAAGCAATGCAAACATATTACTACTCCcactgtaaacaaatataagacgttttaggtcaCTAAGTATTTGTTTACAGAGGAAGCAGTAAGCAAATGACCCTGCCAGCCAAATTTCACAACATAGATAGAGAGCTCGAGTTGGCATAAGGACGTGTCCATTAGACAAATTGCGGTTTCAAGGTCTTGCCTATAATTTCTCATACAAGAATAAGAAAAGCACACGAGTTCTCCATCTGTCCAAAATTTTACCAAGCAATATATGCAGTGTATATATCAGTGTAGAGACCATCAGTTTCACAACAACAAAAAATCAGTGGAGAGGATTAGCCAACATCCACCCACAATCCTTATTTTCTGCTCTTCATCCATCTGTTTTCGCACAAATAGATTTAGCTTTCATTCTGTTACTCATGCTGGTGTAATCACTTGCTAAATTATTTTCTTTGGGGGCGAATTTCTGTAAGCACTAATCTATTGTTATATCCCATCGCATTCCTACAGAAAAATAGACATATTAGTTGTGCGTTACAACATAATTAAGTTTTGCACTGTGATGAACAAGCAGAGTGGAAAACAAATAAACAGTGACAGTAAAGGTAAGAATTCATGCAACCAAGAACTCTGATATACTGGAATACAGTAACATTTGGCGAAATGGCCTTTCTTTAGAAAACAAAGATAGGTCCTCACCTCGGACGCCTGTGTGGAATTCGTATTTCCTGTCCCTGACACTGCACCTGGCAAATCCTCTTTGGGTTCTTGGAAGATGTCTAGTTGTGCTTCCCAAGCAACATCCAATCTCGCTGCATCGACCATGTTAGCCCCCACTTCACTGATAATACCACCTTGTTGTTCAGGGTCTATATCCATGATTGACACTGCCCCCTCTTGTTCAATCACAACCCTATCATTAAAAATAGCGTTTTACTCACATGTTTTCGCATAGTAGGTAATGATATCTAATGCTATAAATGTGACATGCACGGTCGAACAGATATAAAGTTTGGAGCGTGCTGAACAAACTTAATATATGTACATTCAAGCAAAGGCATACGCATATGTTAATTTTCAGAAAAATAAAGCATGATAACAATACTCCAAGTCTAAGGCAGACAACAAGattgaagaagatgaagagaatggcAGGTGAATTGTCACCTTACTGATCCCATCAGATTGACACTGCGAACTTTGCTACAGCCTAAGTCAATGATCCTCACAAGCCTGGAGAATATGAAGCGGTCACTTAAAAGAGAAAGGGGAGCAAACGGTAACTACAAGAGCAACAAAGATGGCATGAACTTTGGTGCTAAGTTACCTAAAACTAGCGGAGCTGAACAAATGAAGAGTGCCATCTTTTAAACCTATAATTAGATATGGATGATCAGGAAGAAGACATAGAACTGAAAGAACCGGAGCCATGAGAGCTCTTATTGTGTAGACACACACCCTGTTCTCCAGGTCCCATATCTGAATTGACAAAATCAAGCATACATGCGTTATTAGCAATTATGCATATCAGATATATAGAACAGAATACTTCTTTTAGAATGCAAGTATCATACCCTGGCGGTCAAGTCATCTGAGCCAGAAATCAGATACTGTTGATCACCATGTGCGAAGAAATCAAGGCAGTTCACTTGAGCCAAATGCCCAAACAGAGTGTAGCTAGATTTCGGGGAGTCAAGGTTCCAAACCTGGACACAAAACGTGCATAATTTCAAGTTCGCAATCAAGGTCTAATATTAAAACTAGCGTTTCATTGCTTATTAAGTTTTGGTTAGTGCAAAGGAAAAGGAACATACCTTTACTGTCTGATCTTCGGACGCGCTAGCAAAACAGTTGGCATCCTTTGGGTTGAAGGTGATCTGACGGACAGTTCCAGAGTGTTCATCGTCGAAAGTTCGTGTGCACTGCCAGCCCTCTTCCCAGTTCCAAAGCCTAATCGGGCTTTCATAAGCCGAGGACAGCACATATGGCTGGGTTGGATGGATGGTCATTGCTGTGACACTGGAAGAACCGGCTCTGAAACTCGTGATCTGTTGTACTATCTCTGTTCTGTAGGTGCACACATGGATGAAGCCATCGTCTGCACCAGCCAGAAACCATTGCTTCCGTGCGATAAATTTAAGGAATTTAACTGTCGCTGATACCCCTGAAATTTGATGCCACTATTACCATGGCAGTGCATGAAGAAAAAAATATGGTTAACAGAGGAGTAAGTAAGCTGGAAACATGCCTCTTGTTCCATTCTCGTAGACATGAAAAGAACAGAGGGCCTTCTTTTCCTGTCGATACAATAGAAACGATTTTGTTAGTCCGACGCAATCCAAAACAGGCCTACACACATTTTCATGTTCACTTTCAAGAGGAAAAAAAAGATACACATATACAAGGAGAAAAAGATGGTTATAAATGACGGCCATGGCCAAATATAAATTGAAGCACATGTTAGTAACTATACCAACAGAACTTACCTGAGAGACAAGATCCCACATGTGAACATCTCCAAAAAACTTGCATGTTAAGATCCTGCAAGGCCATAAGAAATTTATCGTATGATAACAAATTCACCTGATCAAAAGATTATTTCAATGCCCAGATTGTGCTATGTGGTATATATGTACTCACCATGTCTCTGTTGGATGTGCATCTAGGCACACCAGCCTATTGCCGAATCCAAGTGCATCAACTTTCTTCGTGGCTGATATGATCTAATCATACATCGTACACATTAGGAAAACCAATGACAAATTGATTGCATTGGATAGGCAAAGACTATCTTACTTTAATTCTTTTGGCCCAACCACTTTGTTTCGAAACGTACATTAGGAAAAGAACATCAGGGAACTAACCTCGTGTGTCACCTCTTCTTGTGCATAAAAAACAGCTTTCAGTGTCGATTCATGCACCACATTCCCCATCTCTTTTAATTCCTCAAATAGATCAACACACTCAGTCTCGTTTTCGAATGGGACGATGAACTTGTCCCCCGATATACTGCTCTGCAGAAGCAGATCCAAGCTTGTGTCGTCTCCTTGATTTGGCCACTCTTTCGTTGTCACGACTAGAGTGTACGTGGACCTGGAAGCTATAAATCCATAAATCGGCACATTTGATAAAAGTGAATCTTCTTCTTCCCCGAACGAGTGGCTCTTATTCTTCTGTACAAGCCTAAATGCCACGCGCTCATATGTGTGGTTTGTTAGGTCCAGTGAGAACGTGGTTGACTTGTTTGGTTGCAAGGGGAAGCGGAGGTCAGACGGGTGCACTTCAAGTAGCCCACTGTTGTCGATCAACTGGACAATAATAATTTATTTATGTGGTTAACGAATCGATGACAGATCAGCATTTTTTAAAGAATTTATTGACAAAACAAGTTGGATAAAAAAGTGTGCTATTAAGTTTTTCCAGATTAAAATGAAGCATATAGAGATGACATTGTCTGTTTCATTAATGTGCTCACCTGAGTAGTTATGTCAGCTCTTATCTGCGGTACACTGTGATGACTTGATTCTTCCTGATTATTTACATTGCCGACATCCACCATTGCTACCGTCTCTCCTCTTCCAAACACAAACCTAACAGATAAAGTTACCATGTTTCCCAAGTTTATCATAATGGAATTAGGAAGTGAAAATAATATAAGAAGcaggaaaaatataaaaaaggtCAAGGGATAGGCTCATGGTTTAATGCTGAGAGTGAGGATGGTTCTATTTTTTTTGGAACCATGTAGATATACAATACCAAAGATCAACATGGCAAGCTGAGTATAAGCAAATGAATTAAAGACAGCTTGTTCCCTCACCGAGTCGTGCTGTTGTGCACCCGAATTTTCCTAGTATTTATCGGAATTAACACTCACATTTGTGGAGGATAACATTTGTATGTCCATTTTACACTCTTTTAAAAATATATGCAGTAAACGCTCCAAAATAAATAATCTTTCTAAGCATTTCTCCATGACGGTAATAATAAGAATAATAGCCGGAAAAGTATTCATTACCCTTTTGACTTCATCGAACATGCGAGACCCCAAACATGTTCACTTACGGGGCTGCTAAAAATATTGTATATCCATCCGAAACCCCAAGCAGGGGGTTCACTTACAGGAGGGCTAATAATCCTCTCAAGCCTGGGATTGTAGAAATTTAGTACTGCAATCCATGAAAATAACAGCAATTTAAAACATGTGCATATGTTGCACAAGAACCAATTACCTGAAATTAGTTGAACTCCACAAATAAACAGTGCCATCTTCTAAACCTGTAATTAGAACCTGAAGATTGGGATGAAATATGACAGACATAACCGGAGACATGGAAGCGTGTAGTGTATGAGTACACATATTGCTGTGCATGTCCCATATCTGATTTGCCAAAACAAAGGGTGGATCATAAGAAATGTTATGTGCATACTTTATTAGCAAAAAAATCAATAGATATGGCAAACCTTCGCGCTACAATCACTAGAGCCAGTAATCAAATACTGCTGATTGTCATGTGTGAAGAAATCAAGGCAGTTAACTCTGTCCCAGTGCCCAGAGAGTGCGTATTTACATTGAGGAGAATCAAAATCCCAAACCTGGACACCAAACATTGGATTTCGCAATGAAGGTCTAGTAGAAACACATATCTATGTAATGTCAAAATTAAGTTGAAATAAAATAGGAAACTCATACCTCTATCATGTGATTGGCTGAGGCAGTGACAAAACTGTGGGTGTTTTTTGGGTTAAACATGACTTGACAAATATAACCCGAGTGTTTGCACTTGAACGTTTGTGTGCACTCCCAGGCTTTGTCCCAATCCCAAAGCTTCATTTCATCAGAACTCCATGACATCAAGTACGGTTTGCTTGGATGAACGGCCAATGATGTCAAGTTCCCAGCATGAGCTGTGAAACTTGGGACTTGCTGCCGTTTCGTTTCGTAATTGTAGATGTGAATAAAGCCATCTCCGGCTCCAGCCACAAACCATTGTTTTCGTACGATAAATTTAACCAAAACAACTGCAGACAGagtcatcatttttttatttgtaatacagtatatatggCTGAAGAACTTAACaagaaagaattaaaaaaatagaaCTTAAATTGCATGCCTTTGTCGGTGGAGACTTTAAACGAATCTACTTTCCTCTGCGAGCAAAA
This window of the Triticum aestivum cultivar Chinese Spring chromosome 5D, IWGSC CS RefSeq v2.1, whole genome shotgun sequence genome carries:
- the LOC123122661 gene encoding uncharacterized protein, which translates into the protein MDYRDTAALNDLELMLLDETADPKALPLSLLKDITNDFSNDRQIGRGGFAVVYKGVLESGTVAVKRLSDMCMDEKKFHGEVQCLMKARHKNIVRFLGYCADTQGNMLSYNGKLVMADVRQRLLCFEYMSKGSLRDYISDESCGLEWRKRYQIINGICQGLNYLHENRIVHLDLKPENVLLDDNMVPKITDFGLSRYFEERQTSQSITSNISGTLGYIAPELYDGEKITIQSDIYSLGIIIIEILTGRKGCPDVGVVLERWCERLGKSLEDTHVEQVRVCTEIGIECSDFNPAKRPVSTHKIIERLKETETTDEVSSVLSSIVPTKLFVHPHLLCFPCVPNKLIPSSLNLRNFTDEHFAFRLVESYAEETQRRFAKLPLYGVVSPRSTHTLSLTLQERDEKSIHLVLESSTFKDAHMPMYCSEFRGDKFLEETKEKGNMVQQVIVKAVATTAQREITSELIPNKTKILFKKSPFTSLDCQDVNLTKQWIITGHTRGYVCIWDGQTQRKVDSFKVSTDKVVLVKFIVRKQWFVAGAGDGFIHIYNYETKRQQVPSFTAHAGNLTSLAVHPSKPYLMSWSSDEMKLWDWDKAWECTQTFKCKHSGYICQVMFNPKNTHSFVTASANHMIEVWDFDSPQCKYALSGHWDRVNCLDFFTHDNQQYLITGSSDCSAKIWDMHSNMCTHTLHASMSPVMSVIFHPNLQVLITGLEDGTVYLWSSTNFRLERIISPPVSEPPAWGFGWIYNIFSSPVSEHVWGLACSMKSKGFVFGRGETVAMVDVGNVNNQEESSHHSVPQIRADITTQLIDNSGLLEVHPSDLRFPLQPNKSTTFSLDLTNHTYERVAFRLVQKNKSHSFGEEEDSLLSNVPIYGFIASRSTYTLVVTTKEWPNQGDDTSLDLLLQSSISGDKFIVPFENETECVDLFEELKEMGNVVHESTLKAVFYAQEEVTHEIISATKKVDALGFGNRLVCLDAHPTETWILTCKFFGDVHMWDLVSQEKKALCSFHVYENGTRGVSATVKFLKFIARKQWFLAGADDGFIHVCTYRTEIVQQITSFRAGSSSVTAMTIHPTQPYVLSSAYESPIRLWNWEEGWQCTRTFDDEHSGTVRQITFNPKDANCFASASEDQTVKVWNLDSPKSSYTLFGHLAQVNCLDFFAHGDQQYLISGSDDLTARIWDLENRVCVYTIRALMAPVLSVLCLLPDHPYLIIGLKDGTLHLFSSASFRLVRIIDLGCSKVRSVNLMGSVRVVIEQEGAVSIMDIDPEQQGGIISEVGANMVDAARLDVAWEAQLDIFQEPKEDLPGAVSGTGNTNSTQASEECDGI